A region from the Triticum aestivum cultivar Chinese Spring chromosome 3D, IWGSC CS RefSeq v2.1, whole genome shotgun sequence genome encodes:
- the LOC123076153 gene encoding ectonucleotide pyrophosphatase/phosphodiesterase family member 1, producing the protein MKDSQDIQSTTELQMSPQGTNEVQSNQLNTMATDAPAGDPGSLTVASNDNRKVSREDIELVQNLIERCLQLYMTKGEVVRTLSTRARIEPGFTTLVWQKLEEENPEFFRAYYIRLKLKRQIILFNHLLQHQCNLMKYPAHPNVPLAPMQNGMHPMPVNNLPMGYPVLQQPLMPAPGQPHIDPMVCGLSGGHVVNGIPAPGGYQPIRMNSGNDMVVDNGAPEVAHGAMSSEMAVSPSSAASSNHAPFTPSEIPGMAMDTSMLDSAFGSDIGNTEPLQLGPDGSSRDSIRSLGQLWNFSLSDLTADLTSLGDLEALENYEGTPFLPSDSDLLLDSPDHNDDIVEYFADAINGSQSDEENCAQIRLGIHPELPKPVVLLISSDGFRFGYHHKAPTPHIRRLIANGTSAAEGLIPVFPTLTFPNHYSIVTGLHPSSHGIVNNFFPDPISGDSFNMSSHEPKWWLGEPLWVTAADQGVRASTFFWPGSEVKKGSWDCPDKYCRHYNGSVPFEDRVDAILGYFDLPVDEMPQFLILYFEDPDHQGHQVGPDDPAITDAVTHIDEMIGRLIAGLEARGVFEDVNIILVGDHGMVGTCDQKLVFLEGLAPWIEVKADWVLSRTPLLAIRPPDGVSPAVVVAKMNEGLSSGKVKNGQYLKMYLKEDLPSRLHYSESYRIPPIIGLVAEGYKVEMKVSKKNECGGAHGYDNAFFSMRTIFIAHGPRFEEGKIVPSFVNVEIYNVIASILSLKPAPNNGSSSFPGTVLLPSE; encoded by the exons ATGAAGGATTCTCAG GATATTCAGAGCACAACAGAGCTGCAGATGTCACCCCAAGGTACCAATGAAGTGCAAAGTAACCAACTAAACACAATGGCCACTGATGCTCCTGCAGGAGATCCTGGTTCTTTGACAGTCGCTAGTAATGATAATAGAAAAGTCTCCCGTGAAGACATTGAACTT GTCCAGAATTTGATAGAGCGCTGTCTGCAGCTATACATGACCAAAGGAGAGGTTGTTAGGACGCTTTCTACTCGCGCGAGAATAGAACCTGGCTTCACTACTTTAG TATGGCAGAAACTCGAAGAAGAGAACCCTGAATTCTTTCGGGCTTACTATATAAGATTGAAACTGAAAAGACAGATTATCTTGTTCAACCATTTGTTGCAGCATCAGTGTAATTTGATGAAATATCCAGCACATCCGAATGTTCCACTGGCTCCAATGCAAAATGGGATGCATCCTATGCCAG TTAACAATCTACCAATGGGGTATCCGGTACTTCAGCAACCTCTGATGCCTGCTCCTGGCCAGCCTCACATTGATCCGATGGTTTGTGGTCTATCCGGCGGTCATGTGGTGAATGGGATCCCTGCACCAGGTGGCTATCAACCAATTCGCATGAACTCCGGAAATGA CATGGTTGTTGACAACGGTGCACCTGAAGTTGCACATGGTGCCATGTCATCCGAGATGGCTGTGAGTCCCTCATCGGCAGCATCAAGCAACCATGCTCCTTTCACTCCGTCGGAGATACCAGGGATGGCCATGGATACATCGATGCTAGATTCAGCATTTGGATCTGACATAGGGAACACAGAACCTCTGCAATTAGGGCCAGATGGGTCGTCAAGGGATTCCATCCGATCCTTGGGGCAGCTTTGGAATTTCAGCCTCTCTGATCTTACAGCTGATTTGACAAGTTTAGGAG ATTTGGAGGCTCTTGAGAACTACGAAGGTACCCCTTTCCTGCCCTCGGACTCGGACCTCTTACTTGATTCCCCAGACCATAATGATGACATAG TTGAGTACTTCGCCGACGCCATCAACGGGAGTCAATCAGATGAAGAGAA CTGCGCGCAAATCAGACTGGGCATTCACCCAGAG CTCCCGAAGCCGGTGGTCCTCCTCATATCCTCCGACGGCTTCCGCTTCGGCTACCACCACAAGGCCCCCACCCCGCACATCCGCCGCCTCATCGCCAATGGCACCTCCGCCGCCGAGGGCCTCATCCCCGTCTTCCCCACCCTCACCTTCCCCAACCACTACTCCATCGTCACCGGCCTCCACCCTTCCTCCCACGGCATCGTAAACAACTTCTTCCCCGACCCCATCTCGGGGGACAGCTTCAACATGAGCTCCCACGAGCCCAAGTGGTGGCTCGGGGAGCCCCTCTGGGTCACCGCCGCCGACCAGGGGGTCCGGGCCTCCACGTTCTTCTGGCCGGGCTCGGAGGTGAAGAAGGGATCCTGGGACTGTCCAGACAAGTATTGCCGCCACTATAATGGCTCTGTGCCATTTGAGGACAGGGTTGACGCCATCCTTGGTTACTTTGATCTCCCGGTTGATGAAATGCCGCAGTTCCTGATACTGTACTTTGAGGATCCAGATCACCAGGGGCACCAGGTTGGTCCTGATGACCCAGCCATCACCGATGCTGTGACGCACATTGACGAGATGATCGGGAGGCTCATTGCTGGTTTGGAAGCTAGGGGGGTGTTCGAGGATGTGAACATTATTTTGGTTGGGGATCATGGGATGGTTGGGACCTGCGACCAGAAGCTAGTGTTTCTCGAGGGATTGGCTCCATGGATTGAGGTGAAGGCTGATTGGGTTCTTTCGAGGACACCATTGCTGGCAATCAGGCCACCAGATGGTGTATCCCCGGCAGTGGTCGTGGCCAAGATGAATGAAGGGCTGAGCTCTGGGAAGGTGAAGAATGGGCAATATCTGAAGATGTACTTGAAGGAGGATTTGCCTTCTCGCCTGCATTACTCGGAAAGCTATAGGATACCACCAATTATTGGGCTGGTAGCTGAAGGTTATAAGGTGGAGATGAAAGTATCAAAGAAAAATGAGTGTGGAGGGGCGCACGGGTATGACAATGCCTTCTTCTCAATGAGGACCATATTCATCGCACACGGGCCTCGTTTCGAAGAGGGTAAAATTGTGCCCTCGTTTGTTAATGTGGAGATATACAATGTCATTGCTTCCATTCTCAGTTTGAAGCCAGCTCCAAACAATGGCTCCAGTTCTTTCCCTGGAACAGTTCTTTTACCGAGTGAATGA